From Rubricoccus marinus, a single genomic window includes:
- a CDS encoding CRTAC1 family protein, protein MMRRTLLFVALVLLARGATGQGFEYRTFLSGLGSVTGANGVAVADYDRDGDLDVYIVVREAYDAANTTTWSRLFANRGDGTFVDQTRASGVAGSAGVGLPNTAGNGAKLGAAWGDYDGDGWPDLYLTHAGPNQLYRNNGNGTFTDVTATAGVAGGATQLSTSALWFDTDGDGDLDLHVGVWEDYPGDGAPRDLANPYFVNNGDGTFTEAGAARGLGDVGKTYTTLPVDVDHDGDVDLYDANDFGANRLFLNDGTGTFDEATAAFGLENTGEGMGLALGDLDGDGREDIFLTNRADSPVQTNALFVAQEAGGYAGQAEAAGVAETGWGWGAEFFDLENDGDQDLFVANGYFASDTPNALFENTGTFPLADIAPDLSVDDLHPARGLVIFDADGDGRLDVLIANVSRAPHFYANRASGGAWLSIALEGDVPNVDALGAVVEVEAGGQRWVRSHHGAQFLGQSLAPVHVGLGEAEIVDRLVVRWPGGGEEAVTQLRTNQRVRIRQGYGLLEGETVASGEAPEAGTGLRIVNASPNPSAGSVSFVVSIPAGLSADFTITDLLGRQIHTSTSVGRGSGVVTWDGRDARGMLVAAGAYVASLSTAGFRPSSIQIIRSSN, encoded by the coding sequence ATGATGCGCCGGACGCTCCTGTTCGTGGCGCTCGTCCTTCTCGCCAGAGGCGCGACGGGGCAGGGCTTCGAGTACCGGACGTTTCTTTCCGGGCTGGGCTCCGTTACGGGCGCGAACGGCGTCGCCGTGGCGGACTACGACCGTGACGGCGACCTCGACGTGTACATCGTCGTGCGCGAGGCGTATGACGCCGCCAACACGACGACGTGGAGCCGCCTCTTCGCCAACCGCGGCGATGGCACGTTTGTCGACCAGACGCGGGCCTCTGGCGTCGCGGGGAGCGCGGGCGTCGGGCTACCCAACACGGCAGGCAACGGTGCCAAGCTGGGCGCCGCCTGGGGCGACTACGACGGCGACGGCTGGCCCGACCTCTACCTCACGCACGCCGGTCCCAACCAACTCTACCGCAACAACGGCAACGGCACGTTCACCGACGTCACGGCTACGGCTGGCGTCGCGGGCGGCGCCACCCAACTCTCCACGAGCGCGCTCTGGTTTGACACCGATGGCGACGGCGACCTCGACCTCCATGTCGGCGTGTGGGAAGACTATCCCGGTGATGGGGCGCCGCGCGATCTCGCCAACCCGTACTTCGTCAACAACGGCGACGGCACGTTCACCGAGGCGGGCGCCGCCAGAGGCCTGGGCGATGTGGGCAAGACGTACACCACGCTACCCGTAGACGTAGACCACGACGGCGACGTGGACCTCTACGACGCCAACGACTTCGGCGCCAACCGGCTTTTCCTCAACGACGGAACAGGCACCTTCGACGAGGCGACAGCCGCATTCGGCCTGGAGAACACTGGCGAAGGCATGGGCCTCGCGCTGGGCGATCTGGACGGCGACGGTCGCGAGGACATCTTCCTCACCAACCGCGCGGACTCGCCCGTACAAACCAACGCGCTCTTCGTCGCGCAAGAGGCGGGCGGCTACGCCGGGCAGGCCGAGGCCGCTGGCGTCGCCGAAACCGGATGGGGCTGGGGCGCCGAGTTCTTCGACTTGGAGAACGACGGCGACCAAGACCTCTTCGTCGCCAACGGATACTTCGCCTCCGACACGCCGAACGCGCTCTTCGAGAACACCGGCACCTTCCCGCTTGCCGACATCGCCCCGGATCTGAGCGTGGATGACCTCCACCCCGCCAGGGGCCTCGTCATCTTCGACGCCGATGGGGACGGTCGCCTAGACGTGCTAATCGCCAACGTCTCGCGGGCGCCGCACTTCTACGCCAACCGCGCCTCTGGCGGCGCGTGGCTCTCCATTGCGCTGGAAGGCGACGTGCCCAACGTCGACGCTCTGGGCGCGGTGGTGGAGGTCGAAGCGGGAGGCCAGCGCTGGGTGCGGTCCCACCATGGCGCGCAGTTCCTCGGCCAGAGTCTGGCTCCGGTTCATGTCGGGTTGGGCGAGGCGGAGATCGTAGACCGACTCGTCGTGCGCTGGCCGGGCGGGGGAGAGGAGGCCGTGACTCAGCTAAGGACGAACCAGCGCGTCCGCATCCGGCAGGGCTACGGGCTGCTGGAAGGCGAGACGGTCGCCTCTGGCGAGGCGCCAGAAGCAGGCACAGGCTTGCGCATCGTCAACGCTTCGCCCAACCCCAGCGCGGGGTCTGTCTCTTTTGTCGTCAGCATACCAGCGGGCCTCTCTGCCGACTTTACAATCACGGACCTCCTCGGAAGGCAAATTCACACTTCTACCTCAGTCGGCAGGGGCTCTGGCGTCGTCACATGGGATGGCCGCGACGCTCGAGGCATGCTTGTGGCTGCAGGTGCATATGTGGCGAGCCTCTCTACGGCGGGGTTCCGACCATCGAGCATCCAGATTATTCGTAGCTCGAATTAG
- a CDS encoding DUF6851 domain-containing protein, giving the protein MARLLFALALLLPLAPPARGQHSGAPHSVAREWNEALLEGIRGDLARPTVHARNLFHVSAVMYDAWAAYDATAQPYFLNQPRGGTACRIGEPPVVGDVEAAREEAISYAAYRVLTHRFLNSPGALDTLPLLDSLLVARGYDPGVVTTDAASGAAGLGNAIAACVIAFGMGDGANEALGYGYVDYAPVNPPMDVAQPGNPTLLDPNRWQPLRFETFIDQSGNEVPGGTPAFVGPEWGRVRPFALRADDRTVFVRNGADFPVYNDPGPPPPLDTLNWQGTTQAYLDGFALVARWSGHLDPASGVTWDASPGATGGLTDADLPDGFPEYAAFYDPEGRGPLGPGRSLNPRTGQPYAPNPVLRGDLTRVLAEFWADGPDSETPPGHWFTILNTVNDDPRLVKRFGGNGPVLGELEWDVKAYFALGGAMHDVAIAAWGIKGRYDSIRSISALRAMADRGQSSDPDAPSYHPAGMPLAPGVAEIIPPEDPLAGDSAQHVGKVKVWAWRGPEAVEDPETDVAGVGWIRLEDWWPYQRPTFVTPPFAGYISGHSTYSRAAAEVLTRLTGDPFFPGGMGEFIAPEDSFLVFEDGPSQTVRLQWATYRDAADQCSLSRIWGGIHPPADDIPGRRLGAVLGPQSFDLAASLFTGTATSGEPTPEAVSRLRAFPSPILAGRELTIEADASGARVEVFDVQGRRVLEAWLDVRGRASFSTEPLAAGAYVVRIVTARGAESALVHVVR; this is encoded by the coding sequence ATGGCCCGCCTCCTCTTCGCGCTCGCGCTGCTGCTGCCTCTGGCGCCGCCCGCCAGAGGCCAGCATTCGGGTGCTCCGCACTCGGTCGCGCGCGAGTGGAACGAGGCGCTCTTGGAGGGCATCCGCGGCGACCTCGCACGCCCGACGGTCCACGCCCGCAACCTCTTCCACGTCTCCGCCGTGATGTACGACGCGTGGGCGGCCTACGACGCCACGGCGCAGCCGTACTTCCTGAACCAGCCGCGCGGCGGAACGGCCTGCAGGATTGGCGAGCCGCCCGTCGTTGGCGACGTGGAGGCCGCCCGCGAAGAGGCCATCAGTTACGCCGCCTACCGCGTGCTCACGCACCGCTTTCTCAACTCGCCCGGCGCGCTCGACACGCTCCCGTTGCTCGACTCGTTGCTCGTCGCCAGAGGCTACGATCCCGGCGTGGTGACCACCGATGCCGCCAGCGGCGCGGCCGGGCTCGGCAACGCCATCGCAGCGTGCGTCATCGCCTTTGGCATGGGCGACGGTGCGAACGAGGCGCTGGGGTATGGCTACGTGGACTACGCGCCCGTCAACCCGCCGATGGACGTGGCTCAGCCGGGCAACCCGACCCTACTCGACCCCAACCGGTGGCAGCCGCTCCGCTTCGAGACGTTCATCGACCAGAGTGGCAACGAGGTGCCGGGCGGGACGCCCGCGTTCGTCGGGCCGGAGTGGGGGCGCGTGCGGCCGTTCGCGTTGCGCGCAGACGACCGGACCGTCTTCGTCCGCAACGGCGCCGACTTCCCGGTCTACAACGACCCTGGCCCGCCGCCGCCGCTGGACACCCTGAACTGGCAGGGCACCACGCAGGCTTACCTCGACGGCTTCGCGCTCGTCGCGCGGTGGAGCGGCCACCTCGATCCTGCCTCTGGCGTGACGTGGGACGCCTCGCCCGGCGCGACGGGCGGGCTGACGGATGCGGACCTGCCCGACGGGTTCCCCGAGTACGCCGCATTCTACGATCCCGAGGGGCGAGGTCCGCTGGGACCCGGCCGGAGCCTCAACCCGCGCACGGGCCAGCCGTACGCGCCCAACCCCGTCCTGCGCGGCGACCTCACCCGCGTCCTCGCCGAGTTCTGGGCCGACGGCCCCGACTCCGAGACGCCGCCCGGCCACTGGTTCACGATCCTCAACACGGTCAACGACGACCCGCGCCTCGTCAAGCGCTTCGGGGGAAACGGGCCGGTGTTGGGCGAACTGGAGTGGGACGTGAAGGCCTACTTCGCGCTCGGCGGCGCCATGCACGATGTCGCCATCGCGGCCTGGGGAATCAAGGGCCGCTACGATTCCATCCGCTCCATCTCCGCGCTCCGCGCGATGGCCGACCGCGGCCAGAGCAGTGATCCCGACGCGCCGAGCTACCACCCCGCCGGGATGCCTCTGGCGCCCGGCGTCGCCGAGATCATCCCGCCAGAGGATCCTCTGGCGGGCGACAGCGCCCAGCACGTCGGCAAGGTGAAGGTGTGGGCGTGGCGGGGACCGGAGGCCGTAGAAGACCCCGAGACCGACGTGGCGGGCGTGGGCTGGATCCGCCTCGAAGACTGGTGGCCGTACCAGCGGCCGACGTTCGTGACGCCGCCCTTCGCGGGCTACATCTCGGGGCACTCTACCTACTCGCGCGCCGCCGCCGAAGTGCTAACGCGGCTCACCGGCGACCCGTTTTTTCCCGGCGGAATGGGCGAGTTCATCGCGCCAGAAGACAGCTTCCTCGTCTTCGAGGACGGCCCCAGCCAGACCGTCCGCCTCCAGTGGGCCACCTACCGCGACGCCGCCGACCAGTGCAGCCTCTCGCGCATCTGGGGCGGCATCCACCCGCCCGCCGACGACATCCCCGGCCGCCGCCTCGGCGCCGTCCTCGGGCCGCAGTCGTTCGACCTCGCCGCGTCGCTGTTCACGGGCACCGCTACCTCTGGCGAGCCGACGCCAGAGGCAGTCTCGCGGCTTCGCGCCTTCCCGAGTCCGATCCTCGCCGGGCGTGAGTTGACCATCGAGGCGGATGCCTCTGGCGCCCGCGTGGAGGTGTTCGACGTGCAGGGGCGCCGTGTGTTGGAGGCGTGGCTCGACGTCAGAGGCCGCGCGAGCTTCTCGACCGAGCCGCTGGCGGCGGGCGCCTACGTCGTCCGCATCGTGACCGCCAGAGGCGCCGAGTCGGCGCTGGTCCACGTGGTCCGATGA
- a CDS encoding glycoside hydrolase family 27 protein, whose protein sequence is MNRLLCALALTLVASGASAQDNAPKAVGLALTPPMGWNSWNTFACDIDEDLIRETADAMVSSGMRDAGYTYVNIDDCWHGERDENGFIQPDPQRFPSGMKALADYVHSQGLKIGIYSDAGIKTCAGRPGSQGYEYQDALQYARWGIDYLKYDWCNTESRNAPEAYRTMRNALAASGRDIFFSICEWGDNQPWTWGKDIGHMWRTSGDIINCWDCVVSHGNWNSHGVMRIVDMQVERGLRVHAAPGHWNDPDMMEVGNMPTTNEDRAHFAMWAMLHAPLIAGNDVRTMTDATRDILTNEEVIAVDQDPLGVEGFPHKRAGGVEIWFKPLADGEWAMAILNRNDEPEAVTFDWVEEDVEDAFSQNRPHFDQNTYAIRDLFRHADAGTTAQPLAVTVPARDVMMVRLTRP, encoded by the coding sequence ATGAACCGACTCCTCTGCGCCCTCGCGCTCACCCTCGTGGCCTCTGGCGCCAGCGCCCAGGACAACGCCCCCAAGGCCGTTGGCCTGGCCCTCACGCCCCCGATGGGCTGGAACTCGTGGAACACCTTCGCCTGCGACATCGACGAAGACCTCATTCGTGAGACCGCCGACGCGATGGTCTCGTCCGGCATGCGCGACGCGGGCTACACCTACGTCAATATCGACGACTGCTGGCACGGCGAGCGCGACGAGAACGGCTTTATCCAGCCCGACCCCCAGCGCTTCCCCTCGGGCATGAAAGCGCTCGCCGATTATGTTCACAGCCAGGGCCTCAAGATTGGGATCTACTCCGACGCCGGGATCAAGACCTGCGCGGGGCGCCCTGGGAGCCAGGGATACGAATACCAGGACGCCCTCCAGTACGCCCGCTGGGGCATCGACTACCTCAAGTACGACTGGTGCAACACGGAAAGCCGCAACGCGCCCGAGGCCTACCGCACCATGCGCAACGCGCTCGCCGCCAGCGGCCGCGACATCTTCTTCTCCATCTGCGAGTGGGGCGACAACCAGCCGTGGACCTGGGGCAAGGACATCGGCCACATGTGGCGGACCAGCGGCGACATCATCAACTGCTGGGACTGCGTGGTCAGCCACGGCAACTGGAACTCGCACGGCGTCATGCGGATCGTCGACATGCAGGTCGAGCGTGGCCTCCGCGTCCACGCCGCGCCCGGCCACTGGAACGACCCCGACATGATGGAGGTCGGCAACATGCCGACCACGAACGAGGACCGGGCGCACTTCGCGATGTGGGCCATGCTCCACGCGCCGCTCATCGCGGGCAACGACGTCCGCACGATGACCGACGCCACACGCGACATCCTCACCAACGAGGAGGTCATCGCCGTGGATCAGGACCCTCTCGGCGTCGAGGGCTTCCCGCACAAGCGCGCGGGCGGCGTCGAGATCTGGTTCAAGCCTTTGGCGGACGGCGAGTGGGCCATGGCGATCCTCAACCGCAACGACGAGCCGGAGGCGGTGACGTTCGACTGGGTCGAGGAGGACGTGGAGGACGCGTTTTCGCAGAACCGCCCGCACTTCGACCAGAACACCTACGCCATCCGTGACCTCTTCCGCCACGCCGACGCGGGCACGACCGCCCAGCCTCTGGCGGTGACCGTCCCGGCTCGCGACGTGATGATGGTCCGTCTCACACGTCCCTGA
- a CDS encoding sodium:solute symporter family transporter, whose translation MTFGLVDTLVFVAFVAVVVTVGLLRSRNADGSGEDYFLAGRDLKWWLIGFSLIAANISTEQFVGMSGNAASHVGLAIASYEWMAAITLVVVAFAFLPYFLRAGIYTMPQFLEVRFNGAARTVMAVATLGIYLLLLGAVTYSGALTIRTLAGDAGYAIGLFTPALVIGLIAMLYVAAGGLKAAVWADLIQGSALLLGGLLITYFAFQALGNAGAATTVTDVATGAIESRPLASGAGAMERFLDLNGNRLNMFLPATDSVLPWTALLLGLWIPNFYYWGLNQYITQRTLGSESLAEGQRGIVFAAAMKLLLPLGIVIPGMIAFNLYADGMAADAGPDNASVLVQYVKANPETGFVDVDESPTPEAVAAHEGDQYLLAIYPTEDAIPSEARRRPNVIPLTRATFDATEPGPYATFASGDLAFAHVNAGMAQEIAAFNAAQEATARGIGAATSSSTLIAYKYDTALARLLGGVLPQGVGIVGFILAALLGAVVSSLAAMLNAASTIFTIDIYQTYIQPQATQKQIVRIGRICVFAFAAVAVLLAPQLGNPAVSNSIFTIIQEGQGFISPGILAVFVVGLLVKKAPRASGVAGLLTNIVAYGLLKVAVPEVQFLNRMAICFALCVAVMGVMTVAKPLAEPVRFESNAGIALVQSRGALWAGLAVCAVTVVLYVVFSPLGVAR comes from the coding sequence ATGACCTTCGGACTGGTCGACACCCTCGTCTTCGTCGCCTTCGTGGCCGTCGTCGTCACCGTCGGTCTGCTGCGCAGCCGCAACGCCGACGGCTCGGGCGAGGACTACTTCCTCGCCGGGCGCGACCTGAAGTGGTGGCTCATCGGGTTCTCCCTCATCGCTGCCAACATCTCGACCGAGCAGTTCGTCGGGATGAGCGGCAACGCCGCAAGCCACGTCGGCCTCGCGATTGCGTCGTACGAGTGGATGGCCGCGATCACGCTTGTCGTCGTCGCCTTCGCGTTCCTGCCGTACTTCCTGCGTGCGGGCATCTACACGATGCCGCAGTTCCTCGAAGTCCGCTTCAACGGCGCCGCGCGCACCGTCATGGCCGTCGCCACGCTCGGCATCTACCTGCTGCTGTTGGGCGCGGTCACCTACTCCGGAGCGCTCACCATCCGGACGCTCGCGGGTGACGCGGGCTACGCGATAGGGCTCTTCACCCCGGCCCTCGTGATCGGCCTCATCGCGATGCTGTACGTGGCCGCTGGCGGCCTCAAGGCGGCCGTCTGGGCCGACCTCATCCAGGGCAGCGCGCTCCTCCTCGGCGGCCTGCTCATCACGTACTTCGCTTTCCAGGCCCTAGGCAACGCCGGCGCCGCGACGACCGTCACCGACGTGGCCACGGGCGCCATCGAGAGCCGGCCTCTGGCGAGCGGCGCAGGTGCGATGGAGCGGTTTTTGGACCTCAATGGCAACCGGCTCAACATGTTCTTGCCCGCGACCGACAGCGTGCTGCCGTGGACGGCGCTGCTGCTCGGGCTCTGGATCCCCAACTTCTACTACTGGGGCCTCAACCAGTACATCACCCAACGGACGCTGGGCTCGGAGTCGCTCGCCGAAGGCCAGCGCGGCATCGTCTTCGCCGCCGCGATGAAGCTTCTGCTCCCGCTCGGCATCGTCATCCCGGGGATGATCGCCTTCAACCTCTACGCCGACGGGATGGCCGCCGACGCCGGGCCGGACAACGCGAGCGTCCTCGTGCAATACGTCAAGGCCAACCCGGAGACCGGCTTCGTGGACGTGGACGAAAGCCCCACGCCAGAGGCCGTCGCCGCGCACGAGGGCGACCAATACCTCCTCGCGATCTACCCGACCGAGGACGCCATCCCGTCGGAGGCCAGGCGGAGACCCAACGTGATCCCCCTCACGCGCGCGACCTTCGACGCGACAGAGCCCGGGCCCTACGCCACGTTCGCCTCTGGCGACCTCGCCTTCGCGCACGTCAACGCGGGCATGGCGCAGGAGATCGCGGCCTTCAACGCGGCGCAGGAGGCGACCGCCAGAGGCATCGGCGCCGCCACGTCGTCCTCGACGCTCATCGCCTACAAGTACGACACGGCGCTGGCGCGGCTGCTGGGCGGCGTGCTGCCGCAGGGCGTCGGCATCGTCGGGTTCATCCTCGCGGCGCTGCTCGGCGCCGTCGTCTCGTCGCTCGCGGCGATGCTCAACGCGGCCTCGACCATCTTCACCATCGACATCTACCAGACGTACATCCAGCCGCAGGCGACGCAGAAACAGATCGTCCGCATCGGGCGGATCTGCGTGTTCGCCTTCGCGGCCGTGGCCGTACTTCTGGCGCCTCAACTCGGGAATCCGGCCGTCAGCAACTCCATCTTTACGATTATCCAGGAGGGCCAGGGCTTCATCTCGCCGGGCATCCTGGCCGTCTTCGTCGTCGGCCTGCTCGTCAAAAAGGCGCCGCGCGCCTCTGGCGTGGCCGGGTTGCTGACCAACATCGTGGCGTACGGACTGCTCAAGGTGGCCGTCCCCGAGGTGCAGTTCCTCAACCGCATGGCGATCTGCTTCGCTCTATGCGTCGCCGTGATGGGCGTCATGACGGTCGCGAAGCCTCTGGCGGAGCCGGTGCGGTTCGAGTCCAACGCGGGCATCGCGCTGGTCCAATCGCGTGGCGCGCTGTGGGCGGGCCTCGCCGTGTGCGCCGTCACCGTTGTGCTCTACGTCGTCTTCAGCCCCCTCGGCGTCGCGCGATAG
- the galK gene encoding galactokinase, protein MERSSWATIPRCTPMDSARIQHAFRQKFGTEPTHVARAPGRVNLIGEHTDYNDGWVMPLALAQSVWLAFRPRADRRVVLHSLDVDPPVDFYLAGFSRARGWGEYAKGVAWALQEGGHDLGGFEGVLASDVPRGAGLSSSAALELALARAFSVASGFAWDARRMALAGQKAENGWVGVGCGIMDQMASAMGESDHALLIDCRSLDATPTPLPPRTAVVVLDTGTRRALVDSAYNERRDTCARASGVLGVPALRDATLADLDAARGQMDATTFRRAHHVISESARVLAAAGAMRGGDADRLGALMQESHASLRDDYEVSSPALDAFVEAAVAHGACYGARMTGAGFGGCAVALVDAASACTFADAVSDAYRQRTGHEPATLVARAAPGASVEPLHTLTPDPS, encoded by the coding sequence ATGGAGCGCTCGTCCTGGGCGACGATTCCGAGGTGCACGCCGATGGATAGCGCTCGCATCCAGCACGCCTTCCGCCAGAAGTTCGGCACCGAGCCCACGCACGTCGCCCGCGCGCCGGGCCGCGTCAACCTCATCGGCGAGCACACCGACTACAACGACGGGTGGGTGATGCCTCTGGCGCTGGCCCAGTCCGTCTGGCTCGCCTTCCGCCCCCGCGCCGATCGCCGCGTCGTACTCCACAGCCTGGATGTGGACCCGCCCGTCGACTTCTACCTCGCGGGCTTCTCGCGCGCCAGAGGTTGGGGCGAGTACGCGAAGGGCGTCGCCTGGGCGCTTCAGGAGGGCGGGCACGACCTCGGCGGCTTCGAGGGCGTGCTCGCGTCCGACGTGCCGCGCGGCGCCGGGCTCTCCTCCTCGGCGGCGCTCGAACTGGCGCTCGCGCGCGCCTTCTCCGTCGCCAGCGGCTTCGCGTGGGACGCGCGCCGGATGGCGCTCGCGGGCCAGAAAGCCGAGAACGGCTGGGTCGGCGTGGGCTGCGGCATCATGGATCAGATGGCCAGCGCGATGGGGGAGAGCGACCACGCCCTCCTCATCGACTGCCGCTCGCTGGACGCCACGCCGACGCCGCTCCCGCCTCGGACGGCCGTCGTCGTGCTCGACACCGGCACGCGCCGCGCCCTCGTGGACAGCGCCTACAACGAGCGCAGGGACACGTGCGCCCGCGCCTCTGGCGTCCTCGGCGTTCCCGCCCTCCGCGACGCCACCCTCGCCGACCTCGACGCCGCTAGGGGCCAGATGGACGCGACGACGTTCCGCCGCGCCCACCACGTGATCTCCGAGAGCGCCCGCGTGCTCGCCGCCGCGGGCGCCATGCGCGGCGGCGACGCCGACCGCCTCGGCGCGCTCATGCAGGAGAGCCACGCCAGCCTCCGAGACGACTACGAGGTCTCCAGCCCGGCGCTCGACGCCTTCGTCGAGGCCGCGGTGGCGCACGGTGCCTGCTACGGCGCCCGCATGACCGGCGCCGGATTCGGCGGCTGCGCCGTCGCCCTCGTGGACGCCGCCTCCGCCTGCACCTTCGCCGACGCTGTCTCTGACGCCTACCGCCAGAGGACCGGGCACGAGCCCGCCACCCTCGTCGCACGCGCCGCCCCTGGCGCGTCCGTCGAGCCCCTCCACACCCTCACGCCCGACCCCTCATGA
- a CDS encoding sugar phosphate nucleotidyltransferase, whose translation MRLIVPMGGRGTRLRPFSHTTPKPLLPLLGRPAIVHILDAFAGALGRPVDEAVFVLGPDAASGVRDALAAACDAHGLRAAFAVQPEPLGTAHAIACAGDAMDGEILTCWADTLFTPDRGAAPLASGDVDLVAWTVHVDDPRRFGVVARDENGRIVRLIEKPTTAEWTETLIGAYYVREGAALRTAVDDMLASGATGAGGEFQLTDAYDRLVQNGARMATAPAARWLDTGTLASYRQTVRALLDAGEHETAASGARGESVIVAPSYVHPDADVRRSVIGPYAVVEAGAVIRDAVVRDSVVMREAIVRHSALSGALLGDRASASGANGALVLGDDSEVHADG comes from the coding sequence ATGCGATTGATCGTCCCCATGGGCGGTCGGGGCACACGCCTGCGTCCGTTCAGCCACACGACGCCAAAGCCTCTTCTGCCCCTGCTCGGGCGCCCCGCGATCGTCCACATCCTGGACGCCTTCGCGGGAGCGCTCGGGCGGCCGGTGGACGAGGCTGTTTTCGTGCTCGGCCCCGACGCTGCCTCTGGCGTCCGCGACGCGCTCGCGGCGGCCTGCGACGCCCACGGGCTCCGCGCCGCCTTCGCGGTCCAGCCCGAGCCGCTCGGCACCGCCCACGCCATCGCGTGCGCGGGCGACGCGATGGACGGCGAGATCCTCACATGCTGGGCCGACACGCTCTTCACCCCCGACAGAGGCGCCGCACCGCTCGCCTCTGGCGACGTGGACCTCGTGGCGTGGACCGTCCACGTGGACGACCCGCGCCGCTTCGGCGTCGTCGCGCGCGATGAGAACGGCCGCATCGTGCGGCTCATTGAGAAGCCGACGACCGCCGAGTGGACCGAGACGCTCATCGGTGCCTACTACGTCCGCGAGGGCGCCGCGCTGCGCACCGCCGTAGACGACATGCTCGCCTCTGGCGCGACGGGCGCGGGCGGCGAGTTCCAACTGACCGACGCCTACGACCGCCTCGTACAAAACGGCGCGCGCATGGCGACGGCGCCCGCGGCGCGCTGGCTCGACACCGGCACGCTGGCGTCCTACCGCCAGACCGTCCGCGCCCTTCTCGACGCGGGCGAGCACGAAACCGCTGCCTCTGGCGCCAGAGGCGAGTCCGTGATCGTTGCGCCGAGCTACGTCCACCCCGACGCCGACGTGCGGCGGTCCGTTATCGGGCCGTACGCCGTCGTCGAGGCCGGGGCGGTGATCAGAGACGCCGTCGTGCGAGACAGCGTGGTGATGCGCGAGGCCATCGTACGCCATTCGGCACTCTCCGGCGCCCTTCTCGGCGACCGGGCCTCCGCCTCTGGCGCGAATGGAGCGCTCGTCCTGGGCGACGATTCCGAGGTGCACGCCGATGGATAG